A single genomic interval of Terriglobus albidus harbors:
- a CDS encoding AraC family transcriptional regulator: MPRQTRKIALIYDARSPYDLKVMAGVAAYLQEGHRYSVFIEENALKDQRLPDLRTWEGDGIIGNFDDPGIARRVTQARLPVVGFGGGYGWYTEGSIPYFYTNNKAIATLAADHLLERGFKHFAYCGYAKSPINGWSQERQEAFVNHLRRRAASCDVFDRYPRSNHNWATLQRSLGEWLRTLPKPLGVMAANDNRGRQVLEACRAYDIAVPDEVAVVGVDNDELLCRLSSPPLSSVEQGARGLGYAAAALLDQMIEGRHSRKRHYVSDPTSIVTRQSTDVLAIDDPKVAQAMAFIRDHSSDGIKVPHVVNAVAISRSGLETRFASALGYSIHTAIRHTQLERVRRLVSETEMPLKQIASETGFRSVQHMTTLFVAAFGQTPGKYRRISAI; this comes from the coding sequence ATGCCCCGACAGACTCGCAAGATCGCTCTTATCTATGACGCCCGGTCACCCTATGACCTCAAGGTGATGGCCGGAGTAGCGGCATATTTGCAGGAGGGCCATCGTTACAGTGTCTTCATCGAAGAAAATGCCTTGAAAGACCAGAGGTTACCCGATCTGCGCACATGGGAAGGCGATGGCATCATCGGGAACTTCGATGACCCTGGAATCGCGCGTCGTGTCACTCAGGCACGCTTGCCTGTCGTTGGTTTCGGCGGCGGGTATGGGTGGTATACAGAGGGTTCTATCCCGTACTTCTATACGAATAACAAAGCAATCGCGACACTAGCCGCCGATCACCTCCTGGAGCGTGGGTTTAAACACTTCGCTTACTGCGGCTACGCAAAGAGCCCGATCAACGGCTGGTCGCAGGAACGCCAGGAAGCATTTGTGAATCATCTCCGAAGGCGAGCGGCATCCTGCGATGTATTCGATCGTTACCCCCGGTCAAATCACAACTGGGCCACACTCCAACGTTCCCTGGGCGAATGGCTGCGCACACTCCCAAAGCCACTTGGCGTCATGGCCGCCAATGACAACCGTGGCCGGCAGGTGCTCGAAGCATGTCGTGCTTACGATATTGCAGTCCCTGATGAGGTTGCTGTTGTCGGCGTTGATAATGACGAACTCCTATGCCGTTTGAGCAGTCCACCCCTTAGCAGCGTGGAACAGGGGGCAAGAGGGTTGGGCTACGCGGCGGCAGCACTACTCGACCAAATGATCGAGGGACGGCATTCAAGGAAGCGGCATTATGTCTCAGACCCCACAAGTATCGTTACCCGCCAATCGACTGACGTTCTAGCGATCGATGATCCTAAGGTTGCGCAGGCCATGGCCTTTATACGCGACCATTCCTCCGACGGTATCAAGGTGCCTCATGTTGTGAACGCTGTTGCCATCTCTCGTTCTGGTCTTGAGACTCGCTTTGCCTCGGCTCTCGGCTATTCGATTCACACTGCAATACGTCACACACAGTTGGAACGGGTGAGGCGGCTGGTGTCAGAGACCGAAATGCCACTGAAACAAATTGCCTCGGAAACGGGCTTTCGGTCAGTGCAGCACATGACCACGCTCTTTGTCGCCGCCTTCGGGCAGACTCCGGGCAAATATCGTCGAATCTCTGCGATTTAG
- a CDS encoding SDR family NAD(P)-dependent oxidoreductase, with amino-acid sequence MTGNNHYAAYPSLCDRVVLITGGASGIGSAMVEQFALQGAKVGFLDIAVDQAMELIDSLKGRSTHQPFFIRCDITDISALRPAIQQVEEHFGTIRVLINNAANDDRHDMQDVTPEYWDNRMNVNLRHHFFTIQAVSPAMTSAGGGSVINMSSIAWRIPSMGLPAYVTAKAAIVGLTRAMAHELGCSKIRVNSVLPGAIATERQKQLWWTPEYEAEIMGRQALKTSVLPNDVARMVLFLASDDSSAITNQSFVVDGGWV; translated from the coding sequence ATGACTGGGAACAATCACTATGCGGCGTATCCAAGCCTGTGTGATCGAGTCGTTCTGATTACGGGCGGAGCCTCTGGAATCGGATCAGCCATGGTGGAGCAGTTCGCGCTTCAGGGGGCCAAAGTAGGGTTTCTCGACATTGCCGTCGATCAAGCAATGGAGTTGATTGACAGCCTTAAGGGAAGATCCACGCATCAGCCGTTCTTCATCCGCTGCGATATCACTGATATAAGCGCCTTGCGACCGGCAATTCAGCAGGTCGAGGAGCACTTCGGGACAATTCGGGTTCTGATCAACAACGCTGCGAACGATGACCGTCATGACATGCAGGATGTGACCCCGGAATATTGGGACAACCGGATGAACGTTAATCTCCGACACCATTTCTTTACGATTCAGGCCGTGAGTCCGGCGATGACGTCAGCCGGAGGCGGGTCAGTCATTAACATGAGTTCGATTGCCTGGCGGATCCCGTCGATGGGGCTGCCGGCCTATGTGACGGCGAAGGCGGCGATTGTTGGCCTGACGCGTGCGATGGCGCATGAACTCGGATGTTCGAAGATCAGGGTAAACAGTGTCTTGCCCGGAGCCATTGCAACAGAACGTCAGAAGCAGCTTTGGTGGACCCCGGAATATGAGGCCGAGATCATGGGCAGGCAGGCACTGAAGACAAGCGTCCTTCCAAACGATGTTGCTCGCATGGTCCTGTTCCTGGCATCGGATGACAGCTCTGCGATTACCAATCAAAGCTTCGTTGTTGATGGCGGTTGGGTTTAG
- a CDS encoding PQQ-binding-like beta-propeller repeat protein: protein MFSKKTTIAFFTATFLAGGVGLHWTPIASAAHSSSESRGEVKDWPSYGGQPANDHYSTLSQINRTNVSNLKVAWTFETGEDGGMETNPLVIGRVLYTYTPSQKVIALDAATGKLLWKFDSGVPAEQPTRGLSYWTDSKQARLFAGIMNYLYALDPQTGKPIPGFGEAGRIDLRKGLRGDYQLQSIALTTPGVVYKDLIIVGGEMPETLPAAPGDIRAYDVHTGATRWTFHTIPHPGEFGYDTWPADAWQHSGAANNWSGMSLDAERGVVYVPTGSASFDFYGGDRLGNDLFANTLLALDANTGKRIWHFQGVHHDIWDRDFPSAPSLVTVRRNGKTIDAIAQTTKQGFLYLFDRSTGEPLFPIEEREYPFSATPGEVTSPTQPHPLKPEPYARQILTEDMLTTRTPEAHEWAVKQFRTFRSEGQFVPFGLDKQTVIFPGFDGGAEWGGPAIDVKSGVIYINVNEMAWTGGLQRSGMAKSPGEETYRSQCSVCHGADRAGSPPGFPSLVQIDKRLTDDQIKAVVHHGRGRMPTFPGLSDSQLDGLLSFLKDPASISGDKKEMEPTSGVSSDKAGPQYSFTGYRKFLDPDHYPAIAPPWGTLNAIDLNTGEYLWKVPLGEYPELAAKGVKNTGSENYGGPIVTAGGVVFIGASLYDSKFHAFDSRSGKLLWETKLPYAGRATPATYMVDGKQFVVVATGGGRYQIAPAKGVYVAFTLP, encoded by the coding sequence ATGTTTTCGAAGAAGACAACGATAGCGTTTTTCACTGCCACGTTCCTTGCAGGGGGTGTTGGTCTTCATTGGACTCCGATTGCCTCCGCTGCCCATTCGTCATCAGAATCCCGGGGTGAGGTGAAGGATTGGCCTTCTTACGGGGGGCAACCGGCAAATGACCACTATTCAACGCTGAGCCAGATTAATCGCACCAATGTTTCCAATTTGAAGGTTGCCTGGACCTTCGAAACTGGCGAAGACGGCGGTATGGAAACGAACCCTCTCGTCATCGGGCGAGTGCTGTATACATATACGCCCTCCCAGAAAGTCATCGCACTGGACGCGGCAACCGGTAAATTGCTGTGGAAGTTTGATTCGGGCGTGCCCGCGGAACAGCCCACTCGTGGCCTCTCGTACTGGACTGACAGTAAGCAGGCCAGGCTGTTCGCGGGAATCATGAACTATCTGTATGCGCTTGATCCGCAGACGGGAAAGCCAATCCCGGGGTTCGGAGAGGCTGGGCGTATCGATTTAAGGAAAGGCCTTCGCGGTGACTATCAACTTCAGTCCATCGCTCTGACGACGCCTGGAGTTGTCTACAAAGATCTCATCATTGTTGGCGGGGAGATGCCGGAGACCTTACCGGCCGCACCCGGCGATATCCGGGCCTACGACGTCCATACAGGTGCTACGCGCTGGACATTCCACACCATTCCTCATCCAGGCGAGTTTGGATATGACACCTGGCCGGCGGATGCCTGGCAACACTCTGGAGCGGCGAATAACTGGTCCGGCATGAGCCTGGATGCGGAGAGAGGGGTTGTGTACGTTCCCACCGGTTCGGCATCCTTCGACTTCTATGGCGGCGATCGGCTCGGTAACGATCTGTTTGCGAACACACTCCTGGCCCTGGATGCAAATACGGGCAAAAGGATCTGGCACTTTCAAGGCGTGCATCACGACATATGGGATCGAGACTTTCCCTCGGCGCCATCGCTTGTCACGGTCAGGCGTAACGGAAAGACCATCGATGCCATTGCACAGACGACGAAACAGGGTTTCCTCTACCTCTTCGATCGGTCGACGGGAGAGCCCTTGTTTCCAATCGAGGAGCGGGAATACCCCTTCAGTGCAACTCCAGGTGAGGTGACATCGCCGACCCAACCTCATCCGTTGAAGCCGGAGCCATACGCTCGGCAGATCCTGACCGAGGACATGCTGACGACGCGCACGCCTGAGGCACACGAATGGGCGGTCAAACAATTTCGAACGTTCCGCTCTGAAGGGCAGTTTGTTCCATTCGGCCTCGACAAGCAGACCGTTATCTTCCCTGGCTTCGACGGGGGAGCTGAATGGGGCGGTCCCGCCATTGATGTGAAGAGCGGAGTCATCTATATCAATGTCAACGAAATGGCCTGGACGGGAGGCCTGCAGAGAAGTGGCATGGCCAAGAGCCCTGGCGAGGAAACCTATAGGAGCCAGTGTAGCGTCTGCCACGGCGCGGACCGTGCCGGTTCACCTCCGGGATTCCCATCGCTGGTTCAAATCGACAAGCGGCTGACAGACGACCAGATCAAAGCAGTGGTCCACCATGGCAGAGGTCGAATGCCAACATTTCCGGGTCTGAGTGATTCGCAACTGGACGGGTTGTTGTCCTTCTTGAAAGACCCTGCGTCCATTTCGGGTGACAAAAAGGAAATGGAACCCACTTCCGGCGTGTCGTCAGATAAAGCCGGCCCTCAGTACAGCTTCACAGGCTATCGAAAGTTTCTTGATCCGGATCACTACCCAGCGATCGCTCCACCATGGGGCACGCTGAATGCAATCGATCTCAATACGGGGGAATACCTCTGGAAGGTTCCCCTCGGTGAGTATCCAGAGCTTGCAGCGAAGGGAGTGAAAAACACCGGATCGGAAAACTATGGCGGCCCAATCGTTACGGCTGGTGGGGTTGTATTCATCGGGGCGAGTCTCTATGACTCCAAGTTTCATGCCTTCGATTCTCGCTCCGGAAAACTGCTCTGGGAGACAAAACTCCCATATGCGGGCAGAGCAACTCCAGCAACATACATGGTCGATGGAAAGCAGTTCGTCGTTGTTGCGACGGGTGGCGGGCGTTATCAGATTGCGCCGGCGAAAGGCGTATACGTCGCCTTCACGTTGCCCTGA
- a CDS encoding sugar phosphate isomerase/epimerase family protein translates to MTMPITRRAFMRTSAVALTGASAPSTLTTALWAEPMVTYPGIQLYTVDKELKADVNATLNTIQHIGYKEVEGAALPGISAKQFRAALDRAGLKCNSTHFFNWGEVDPSAIFEQANTLGVHYVVSSFIGKFGRSRTGGEAGVDEYKAMAEYFNQLGGAAKQAGLQLAFHNHNTEFKKFEQGRVGYDIFIEATDPDLVKLELDCGWMVAAGYNPIDYFKRYPNRYRMVHIKDFMRRSQPSTSLEKADVPQGTVLGTGYIKYKPILAVAKAAGVEHFYIEQEPPFIGMTAIEAATRDYQYLESISQ, encoded by the coding sequence ATGACCATGCCGATTACGCGTCGCGCGTTTATGCGTACAAGTGCCGTCGCTCTTACCGGCGCTTCTGCTCCCAGTACACTCACGACTGCGCTCTGGGCCGAGCCTATGGTGACCTATCCGGGCATCCAGCTTTACACCGTGGATAAAGAGCTGAAGGCAGATGTCAACGCCACCCTGAACACCATTCAACATATTGGCTACAAAGAAGTGGAGGGGGCGGCGCTCCCGGGGATATCCGCAAAACAATTTAGAGCAGCGTTGGATAGGGCTGGTCTCAAGTGCAACAGTACGCACTTCTTCAACTGGGGTGAGGTTGATCCGAGCGCCATCTTCGAGCAGGCCAATACGCTCGGCGTCCACTATGTGGTGAGCTCCTTCATCGGAAAGTTCGGTCGCAGTCGAACTGGTGGTGAGGCAGGAGTGGACGAGTACAAGGCAATGGCGGAATATTTCAATCAGCTTGGCGGAGCAGCAAAGCAGGCGGGCCTTCAGCTCGCTTTTCACAATCACAATACCGAGTTCAAGAAGTTTGAACAGGGAAGAGTTGGGTACGACATCTTTATAGAAGCCACAGATCCTGACCTGGTGAAACTGGAGTTGGACTGCGGATGGATGGTCGCCGCCGGCTACAACCCGATCGACTATTTCAAGCGTTATCCCAATCGCTATCGGATGGTCCATATCAAGGACTTCATGCGGAGATCGCAGCCGAGCACCTCCCTTGAGAAGGCCGATGTGCCGCAGGGAACGGTGCTGGGTACCGGCTACATCAAATACAAGCCAATCCTGGCCGTTGCCAAAGCGGCAGGTGTCGAGCACTTCTACATCGAGCAGGAACCTCCATTCATCGGTATGACGGCCATCGAAGCGGCGACCAGGGACTACCAGTATCTCGAATCCATATCGCAGTGA